A single Lactuca sativa cultivar Salinas chromosome 8, Lsat_Salinas_v11, whole genome shotgun sequence DNA region contains:
- the LOC111884218 gene encoding potassium transporter 6, with protein MDLETGSRQNHLRKQSWRAVLTLAYQSLGVVYGDLSTSPLYVFKSTFAEDIKHSETNEEIFGALSFIFWTLTLVPLLKYVFIVLKADDNGEGGTFALYSLLCRHARVSSLPNCQLADEELSSYKKEIPNLALSSFGSRLKSTLEKHGVLQKFLLVLALVGACMVIGDGVLTPALSVFSAVSGVELAMAKEHHKYVEVPVACIILIALFALQHYGTHRVGFLFAPIVVLWLLCISSIGLYNILHWNPHIYQALSPVHMYRFLKKTQTGGWKSLGGILLCITGSEAMFADLGHFSQLSIQIAFTSFVYPSLILAYMGQAAYLSQHHFIENDYKIGFYISVPENLRVPVLLIAILAAVVGSQAIITGTFSIIKQCSSLGCFPRVKIVHTSSKYHGQIYIPEINWILMLLCLAVTIGFRDTKRMGNASGLAVITVMLVTTCLMSLVIVLCWQQSVFLAIAFVVFFGTIEALYFSASLIKFLEGAWVPIALSLIFMLVMYVWHYGTLKKYEFDLQNKVSVDWLLSLGPTLGIVRVRGIGLVHTELVSGIPAIFSHFVTNLPAFHQVLIFLCVKSVPVPHVGPEERFLVGRIGPREYRVYRCIVRYGYRDVHKDDVEFEKDLVCSIAEFIRKQKDDSTIDARTDGEVGNNDEVMTVIGTPSTNAEGVHICSPSPDGIGLPEVEEIQASTTNQVKKRVRFVVPESPKIDDGSRAELRDLMEAREAGVAYILGHSYVKAKQGSSMIKKLFINYGYEFLRRNSRHSTDSLMVPHASTLEVGMMYHV; from the exons ATGGATCTGGAAACTGGGTCTCGTCAAAATCATCTAAGG AAACAGTCATGGAGAGCGGTTTTGACATTGGCGTATCAAAGCTTGGGTGTTGTTTATGGAGATTTAAGCACATCTCCATTATATGTGTTTAAAAGCACTTTTGCAGAAGATATTAAACACTCAGAGACTAATGAAGAAATATTTGGAGCCCTTTCTTTCATTTTCTGGACTCTTACTTTAGTCCCTTTGTTGAAATACGTGTTCATTGTGCTCAAAGCTGATGATAATGGCGAAGGAGGCACATTTGCTCTGTATTCGTTGCTTTGTAGACATGCTAGAGTGAGTTCATTGCCTAATTGTCAATTAGCTGATGAAGAACTCTCAAGCTACAAAAAGGAAATACCTAATTTAGCCCTGAGTTCTTTCGGGTCAAGACTTAAATCTACTCTTGAGAAACATGGAGTTTTGCAGAAGTTTTTGCTTGTGTTGGCTCTTGTTGGAGCTTGTATGGTGATTGGAGATGGTGTTCTTACTCCTGCCCTTTCAG TCTTTTCAGCCGTTTCTGGGGTGGAACTTGCAATGGCAAAAGAGCATCACAAAT ATGTAGAAGTCCCTGTGGCATGTATCATATTAATCGCACTATTCGCCCTACAACATTATGGGACCCACCGGGTCGGGTTTTTATTTGCTCCTATTGTCGTGTTATGGCTCTTATGCATAAGTTCAATCGGATTATACAATATTCTTCATTGGAATCCTCACATTTATCAAGCATTATCTCCTGTTCATATGTATAGATTTCTCAAAAAAACCCAAACCGGAGGTTGGAAATCTTTAGGGGGTATTTTATTATGCATCACAG GGTCGGAAGCTATGTTTGCTGATCTTGGACACTTTTCTCAATTGTCTATCCAG atAGCTTTTACATCATTTGTTTATCCCTCCTTGATTCTTGCGTATATGGGGCAAGCTGCGTATTTATCTCAACATCATTTCATTGAAAACGACTACAAAATTGGATTCTATATTTCCGTACCAG agaATTTGAGGGTCCCGGTGTTGTTGATAGCCATACTTGCGGCAGTTGTTGGAAGCCAAGCAATTATTACAGGGACTTTTTCGATTATAAAACAATGTTCTTCACTTGGATGTTTTCCCAGGGTCAAAATCGTCCATACGTCTTCAAAATATCACGGGCAAATTTATATCCCGGAGATTAATTGGATCTTGATGTTGTTATGTCTAGCCGTTACTATTGGGTTTAGAGATACAAAACGAATGGGGAATGCTTCGG gTTTGGCGGTTATTACGGTTATGCTTGTTACAACATGCTTAATGTCCCTTGTGATCGTCTTATGTTGGCAGCAAAGTGTTTTTCTCGCAATCGCTTTTGTTGTATTTTTCGGAACAATCGAAGCCTTATATTTCTCGGCTTCTTTAATCAAATTTCTTGAAGGTGCGTGGGTCCCAATCGCACTGTCTCTCATCTTCATGCTTGTAATGTACGTGTGGCACTACGGGACCCTCAAAAAGTATGAATTTGACCTCCAAAACAAAGTATCTGTTGATTGGCTACTTAGCCTGGGCCCCACCTTAGGAATAGTTCGGGTTCGAGGAATTGGGCTTGTTCACACTGAACTTGTGTCTGGTATCCCGGCGATATTTTCCCATTTTGTCACCAACCTTCCGGCTTTCCACCAGGTTTTGATTTTCCTTTGTGTGAAATCCGTTCCGGTCCCACACGTGGGACCGGAGGAACGGTTTCTCGTGGGCCGTATCGGCCCACGAGAATATAGAGTGTACCGGTGTATAGTCCGGTACGGGTACCGTGATGTTCATAAAGATGACGTGGAGTTCGAAAAGGATTTGGTATGTAGCATAGCCGAGTTTATCCGGAAGCAAAAAGATGATTCTACCATTGACGCGCGTACAGACGGGGAGGTCGGAAACAATGACGAGGTCATGACTGTTATTGGAACGCCTTCCACGAATGCGGAAGGCGTTCACATCTGTAGCCCAAGCCCAGATGGGATTGGGCTACCAGAGGTTGAGGAAATACAAGCCTCAACCACGAACCAAGTGAAGAAACGCGTGAGATTTGTTGTGCCGGAAAGCCCGAAAATTGATGACGGGTCACGGGCGGAGTTGCGGGACCTAATGGAGGCCCGGGAGGCTGGGGTGGCTTATATTTTGGGACATTCGTATGTTAAAGCAAAACAAGGGTCTTCTATGATTAAGAAGCTTTTTATAAATTATGGGTATGAGTTTTTGAGAAGAAATAGTAGACATTCAACGGACTCATTAATGGTGCCTCATGCTTCGACTCTTGAAGTGGGAATGATGTATCATGTGTGA